In the Leptotrichia sp. oral taxon 847 genome, one interval contains:
- a CDS encoding TIGR00341 family protein yields the protein MEKIKHEKYKILKRNIIEDSDFTKETMFILICAMIIASIGLNTNSVAVIIGAMLISPLMSPIQSLGLGLSNGNLKRVYVSLFRLGIFILISVVSSTFYFLVSPINDATPQILARTYPTLWDVLIAIFGGTAGVIGKTEEDGGNVVPGVAIATALMPPLCVVGFGIAHGNLKIFLGAGYLFIINVFFIMIATLVGLIVYSGNIFEARNKISIKKQIIFYIVSLIIIIPSIYTATTLVQDTARENSLKKFISRELKNHYVFDNSINKKDKTVTLKIVGDAFKKQDIEKLEKKLEKYKLKNYKLKIQQLSNEKYLTAQDLSKYLNEEKIKENAEDVSLPIENKNQEILENDLKTVENILYKNFSNNISEVKIGKLIDANNNENFVVLVVGNETMTDEIAEKIKNLEFDTDKKYEIIVEKSKSISMNEETSN from the coding sequence ATGGAAAAAATAAAACATGAGAAATACAAGATTTTAAAAAGAAATATTATTGAAGATTCTGATTTTACAAAGGAAACAATGTTTATTCTGATTTGTGCAATGATTATAGCTTCAATAGGATTAAATACAAATTCTGTTGCAGTAATTATTGGAGCAATGTTGATTTCACCACTAATGTCGCCAATTCAGTCACTAGGATTAGGATTATCAAATGGAAATTTAAAAAGAGTTTATGTATCACTTTTTAGATTGGGAATTTTTATATTAATAAGTGTAGTAAGTTCCACTTTTTATTTTTTAGTAAGCCCTATAAATGATGCAACACCACAGATACTAGCAAGAACTTATCCTACTTTATGGGACGTTTTAATCGCAATTTTTGGTGGAACTGCAGGAGTAATTGGAAAAACTGAAGAAGATGGTGGAAATGTAGTTCCTGGAGTAGCTATTGCAACAGCATTAATGCCTCCTTTGTGTGTAGTAGGATTTGGGATTGCTCATGGGAATCTGAAAATTTTTCTTGGAGCAGGATATTTGTTTATAATAAATGTATTTTTTATAATGATAGCAACATTAGTTGGTTTGATAGTTTATTCTGGAAATATTTTTGAAGCAAGAAATAAAATTTCAATAAAAAAACAAATAATATTTTATATAGTAAGTTTAATCATAATTATTCCAAGTATATATACAGCAACAACTTTAGTTCAAGATACAGCGAGAGAAAATTCATTAAAAAAATTTATTTCAAGGGAATTAAAAAATCATTATGTTTTTGATAATTCTATTAATAAAAAAGATAAAACTGTTACTTTAAAAATTGTAGGAGATGCCTTTAAAAAACAGGATATTGAGAAATTAGAAAAAAAACTGGAAAAATATAAATTGAAAAACTATAAATTAAAAATACAGCAGTTATCCAATGAAAAGTATTTAACAGCACAGGACTTATCAAAATATCTGAACGAAGAAAAAATAAAAGAAAATGCTGAAGATGTTTCATTACCGATTGAAAATAAAAATCAAGAAATTTTGGAAAATGATTTAAAAACTGTTGAAAATATTTTATATAAAAATTTTTCAAATAATATTAGTGAAGTTAAAATTGGGAAATTGATAGATGCAAATAATAATGAGAACTTTGTTGTTTTAGTTGTTGGGAATGAAACAATGACAGATGAAATTGCTGAAAAAATAAAAAATCTTGAATTTGATACGGATAAGAAATATGAAATTATTGTAGAAAAATCAAAATCTATTTCAATGAATGAAGAAACATCAAATTAG
- a CDS encoding transposase translates to MLSLSLRLSLKNDTKIRKLTYTTNPIESLNRQLRKYTKTKSLYPTDEALMKSVYLSLKEATKKWTGRIPGWGEIYSQLSIYFEGRI, encoded by the coding sequence ATGCTGAGTTTGAGCCTCAGATTATCCCTAAAAAATGATACAAAGATAAGAAAGCTGACATATACGACAAACCCGATAGAAAGCTTAAACAGACAGTTAAGAAAGTATACAAAGACAAAATCACTTTATCCGACAGATGAAGCATTGATGAAGTCAGTATATTTAAGTTTAAAAGAAGCAACAAAGAAATGGACTGGAAGAATACCGGGCTGGGGAGAAATATATTCTCAGTTAAGTATTTATTTTGAAGGAAGAATTTAA
- a CDS encoding polymorphic toxin type 50 domain-containing protein, with amino-acid sequence MVLNGFNQEGGKVTGNIGKVEVISRQNTSTTIGSSSGMSLGISANGVPSSVNINGSRTNGDRAFVDNQSTFIVGEGSSLHVGTLENTGAVVGKQGNSTFKIDSYVGKDIQNHDTMKTTGGSIGISTGKPRITNVGFNQDSRDKQGITRNTVIGDVEIGETSGSPINRDITRANEVTKDTHSSTNINVESQTIEYATNPAKLKEDIGKAKEEINDIKWAIDKSIHDMGDDNRNFFGQLSEVRLNKTIDNITSQRLIGKTVDTEIAGIFKDAYKDLGYDIEIIFSDPKNSPQLLDEDGNPKTGTAYVDDYGVKTIIINAQDSKNTTKAGLIGTIVEEGSHVIGKVEGRQRKTGTDEKGLESTGRASNEYFTEKYKDDNTPISIHSDGKDYSNVDFGENVGDREIIDDDYDQNSRRFAILIVSLKLKKQRSEIGPSYNKQIESIMKQIEQAGIKFGGKYKIYDNRTIEIVSLRSYDDLIAVSKIFSNNGIKLVMSDIYTAANMQKNSNQPIKIDFRQSNWTAEIIPTITGVFLNGRVGKNNNNKPKSNPQKNSNANNSTKKQPELNVDRQGKHDPSHRNYKNGKGELKIEDARKILKEYSGKGTKINGGQKEIIDTKGKYRGIYKDQTGKSMPTSRFTIHYDSKGRAHIIPAHPTGK; translated from the coding sequence ATGGTACTAAACGGCTTTAACCAGGAAGGCGGAAAAGTAACTGGAAACATTGGAAAAGTGGAAGTTATTTCAAGACAGAACACAAGCACGACAATTGGAAGCTCAAGTGGAATGAGCCTTGGAATAAGTGCAAACGGAGTGCCAAGCTCTGTAAACATAAACGGAAGCAGAACAAATGGAGATAGAGCATTCGTAGACAACCAAAGCACATTCATTGTCGGAGAAGGAAGCAGTCTTCATGTTGGAACGCTTGAAAATACAGGAGCTGTAGTTGGCAAGCAAGGAAACTCCACATTCAAGATTGACAGCTATGTTGGAAAAGATATTCAGAATCACGACACAATGAAGACAACAGGCGGATCAATAGGAATTTCAACAGGAAAACCGAGAATTACAAATGTTGGATTTAATCAGGACAGCAGGGACAAGCAAGGAATCACAAGAAACACTGTAATTGGAGATGTTGAGATAGGAGAAACTTCTGGAAGTCCAATAAACAGAGATATTACAAGAGCAAATGAAGTTACAAAGGACACTCACAGCAGTACAAATATCAATGTTGAGAGCCAGACTATTGAGTATGCCACTAATCCAGCTAAGCTGAAAGAGGATATTGGGAAAGCCAAAGAGGAAATAAACGACATAAAGTGGGCAATTGATAAATCAATTCACGATATGGGAGATGATAATAGAAACTTCTTTGGACAGTTATCAGAAGTAAGGTTGAATAAAACTATTGATAACATAACAAGCCAAAGATTGATAGGTAAGACAGTAGATACTGAAATAGCAGGTATTTTTAAGGATGCCTACAAGGATTTAGGATATGATATAGAGATTATATTCTCAGATCCTAAAAACTCTCCACAATTATTAGATGAAGATGGAAATCCCAAAACAGGGACAGCATATGTAGATGATTATGGAGTTAAGACAATAATAATCAATGCACAAGATTCAAAGAATACGACAAAGGCTGGACTTATCGGAACAATAGTTGAAGAAGGAAGCCATGTAATAGGAAAAGTTGAAGGCAGACAGAGAAAGACAGGAACAGATGAAAAAGGGCTTGAAAGTACAGGAAGAGCTTCAAATGAGTATTTTACTGAGAAATACAAGGATGACAATACACCTATTAGTATTCATTCAGATGGGAAGGATTATTCCAATGTTGATTTTGGGGAGAATGTAGGGGATAGAGAAATTATTGATGATGATTATGATCAAAATTCTCGAAGATTTGCAATATTAATAGTTTCATTAAAATTGAAAAAGCAACGTTCAGAAATAGGACCTTCTTATAATAAACAAATAGAATCTATCATGAAACAAATAGAACAAGCTGGTATAAAATTTGGAGGAAAATATAAAATTTACGATAATAGAACTATAGAAATTGTAAGTTTAAGAAGTTATGATGATTTGATAGCAGTTTCTAAAATTTTTTCAAATAACGGAATCAAATTAGTTATGTCAGATATTTATACAGCTGCGAATATGCAAAAGAATAGCAACCAACCAATAAAAATTGACTTTAGACAATCCAATTGGACGGCAGAAATAATTCCAACAATAACTGGAGTTTTTTTAAATGGACGAGTAGGAAAGAATAACAATAATAAGCCAAAATCTAATCCACAAAAAAATTCTAATGCAAATAATAGTACTAAAAAACAGCCTGAATTAAATGTAGATAGACAAGGGAAACATGATCCTAGTCATAGAAATTATAAAAATGGAAAAGGTGAATTGAAGATAGAAGATGCTAGAAAAATTCTAAAAGAATATAGTGGAAAAGGAACTAAAATAAATGGTGGGCAAAAAGAAATAATTGATACGAAGGGTAAATATAGAGGTATTTATAAAGATCAAACTGGTAAAAGTATGCCTACTTCAAGATTTACTATACATTATGATTCTAAAGGAAGAGCTCATATTATTCCAGCACATCCTACAGGGAAATAA
- a CDS encoding M91 family zinc metallopeptidase has product MTTTGISVGTSLGKSPRVTNIGFNQDDRDKQGITRNTVVGNVEIGETSGSPINRDVTKANEVTRDDHHSTNVNVESQTIEYATNPGKLKEDLNKAKDEIKDITKALDNSIHDPGDDNRNFFGQLRETRLSETVENIAGERLKVASTQNEIKSAFEEAYSDLGYKAEIKFSTPEETPELKDKAGTAYVSSTGVHTMIININAKENSTKSGLIGTISEEGSHIINGAKGRQIETGTEEKGLESTGRATNSYFQDKYKDDKTTISMKSDGAIDTSKLDTHVGDRIFLDKNLTDSEREKLLKVFEELTGYDLDIKKDKGRKYVEECKRINDKESCAYEIDFIYIDGKKRKLSDNAEKFVKSNELVDYLIKDDSKIFVTNGKDPNKWFGGKKGSKAAAQNKVVMIDENQKISPFVWDKLKSMTIVEANQKLYITVGHELIHVYRVLKGTHAYDSKGKPLWVTHYELNKAGRIMGDHWGIKELDGTYTDLAALGLPTEGSAKYGKKEEYATVGIGKSTEETVKNEFIFYGKYLGPGLTGEYNSAGDITENMLRKEHGLLLRSRYYRY; this is encoded by the coding sequence ATGACAACAACTGGAATTTCAGTAGGGACTTCATTAGGAAAGTCTCCTAGAGTTACAAACATTGGATTTAATCAAGATGACAGGGATAAACAAGGAATTACTAGAAATACGGTAGTTGGAAATGTAGAAATAGGCGAAACTTCTGGAAGTCCAATAAATAGGGATGTTACAAAAGCTAATGAAGTTACAAGAGATGATCATCATTCTACAAATGTTAATGTTGAGAGCCAGACTATTGAGTATGCTACTAATCCTGGTAAGTTGAAAGAAGATTTGAATAAGGCTAAAGATGAAATAAAGGATATTACAAAGGCACTTGATAATTCAATTCATGACCCAGGAGATGACAACAGAAATTTCTTTGGACAGTTGAGAGAAACTAGACTTTCTGAGACTGTAGAAAATATTGCTGGTGAAAGGTTGAAAGTAGCAAGTACTCAAAATGAGATTAAATCAGCTTTTGAAGAGGCATATTCTGATTTAGGTTATAAGGCTGAAATTAAATTTAGTACACCCGAAGAAACTCCTGAATTAAAAGACAAAGCAGGAACTGCTTATGTTTCATCTACCGGAGTTCATACGATGATAATAAATATAAATGCCAAAGAAAATAGTACAAAATCGGGGCTTATTGGAACAATTTCGGAAGAAGGGAGTCATATTATAAATGGAGCCAAAGGAAGACAAATAGAAACAGGAACTGAAGAAAAAGGACTAGAAAGTACAGGAAGAGCAACTAATTCATATTTCCAGGATAAGTATAAGGATGACAAGACTACTATTTCTATGAAATCTGATGGTGCTATTGATACCAGTAAATTGGATACTCATGTTGGAGATAGAATATTTTTGGATAAAAATCTTACCGATTCAGAAAGAGAGAAGTTATTAAAAGTTTTTGAAGAATTAACTGGATACGATTTAGACATTAAAAAAGATAAAGGTAGAAAATATGTAGAAGAATGTAAAAGAATAAATGATAAAGAAAGCTGTGCTTATGAAATAGATTTTATTTATATTGACGGTAAGAAACGAAAATTATCGGATAATGCTGAAAAATTTGTGAAAAGTAATGAATTAGTAGATTATTTGATAAAAGATGACTCAAAAATATTTGTTACAAACGGAAAAGATCCAAATAAATGGTTTGGTGGCAAGAAAGGATCAAAAGCGGCAGCACAAAATAAAGTTGTAATGATAGATGAGAATCAAAAAATTTCCCCATTTGTTTGGGATAAATTGAAAAGTATGACAATAGTAGAAGCTAATCAAAAACTTTATATCACAGTTGGTCATGAATTAATACATGTGTACCGTGTATTAAAAGGAACACATGCATATGATTCTAAAGGAAAACCGTTGTGGGTGACCCATTATGAATTAAATAAAGCAGGCAGAATAATGGGAGACCATTGGGGAATAAAGGAATTAGACGGTACATACACTGATTTGGCAGCTCTTGGTCTTCCGACGGAAGGAAGCGCAAAATATGGAAAGAAAGAGGAATATGCAACAGTTGGAATAGGAAAATCAACAGAAGAAACAGTAAAAAATGAATTTATATTTTATGGAAAATACTTAGGACCTGGATTAACAGGAGAATATAATTCAGCAGGCGATATAACTGAAAATATGTTAAGAAAAGAGCATGGATTGTTACTTAGAAGCAGATATTATAGATATTAA
- a CDS encoding DKNYY domain-containing protein, with protein sequence MYNGVSVTRDLEYPFTTNADVKSFKVIDGIYAKDKYAVYRYGNYIIGADPQTFIPLNHGFSKDKNNIYRYNWIVEGIDKNTFKVLNQDENEDKYGIYFSDKNGIYFIKVWERNPYSKLEDIDIKTFEVLKNGYAKDKNNIYYNSFIIEEADMNSFEILSSDFSKDKNYFYFDGGKIKNIDVKTVKIFEKSFDSKYYLKDKNGVYIIDTVSEKYKITKLKSADTETFEILKEGYTKDKNSLYFYDYELNVNPKTVEIFKMENDYINIYYLKDKNGIYVIIKSEIFPYEYKITKLENVDIKTFEILSEGNARDKNFMYIFDKKNKTIDIRKN encoded by the coding sequence ATGTATAACGGCGTTTCTGTAACAAGAGACTTGGAATATCCATTCACTACTAATGCAGATGTGAAAAGTTTTAAAGTTATAGATGGAATATATGCGAAAGACAAATATGCTGTTTATCGTTATGGAAATTATATTATTGGTGCTGATCCTCAAACCTTTATTCCTTTAAATCATGGATTTTCAAAAGATAAAAATAATATTTATAGATATAATTGGATAGTAGAAGGAATTGATAAAAATACATTTAAAGTTTTAAATCAAGATGAAAATGAAGATAAATACGGGATTTATTTTAGTGATAAAAATGGGATTTATTTTATAAAAGTTTGGGAACGGAATCCTTATTCAAAATTAGAAGATATTGATATAAAAACTTTTGAAGTTTTAAAAAATGGATATGCAAAAGATAAAAACAATATCTATTATAACTCATTTATCATAGAAGAAGCAGATATGAATAGTTTTGAAATTTTAAGTTCTGATTTTTCAAAAGATAAAAATTATTTTTATTTTGATGGTGGTAAAATAAAAAATATAGACGTAAAAACTGTCAAAATTTTTGAAAAAAGCTTTGATAGTAAATATTATTTAAAAGATAAAAACGGAGTTTATATAATAGATACTGTATCAGAAAAATATAAAATAACTAAGTTAAAAAGTGCTGACACTGAAACCTTCGAAATTTTAAAAGAAGGATATACAAAAGATAAAAATAGTCTTTATTTTTATGATTATGAATTAAATGTAAATCCCAAAACAGTTGAAATTTTTAAAATGGAAAACGATTATATAAATATATATTATTTAAAAGATAAAAATGGTATTTACGTAATTATCAAAAGCGAAATTTTTCCTTATGAATATAAAATAACTAAATTAGAAAATGTTGATATTAAAACTTTTGAAATTTTAAGCGAAGGAAACGCAAGAGATAAAAATTTTATGTATATATTTGACAAAAAAAATAAAACTATTGATATAAGAAAAAATTAA
- a CDS encoding DUF1439 domain-containing protein: MKKSFLKLIFLVVIVIAGIMSCDFLANKTFKVPNSMITKELNKKFPIEKNFLLGKVGLKSPVISFAGDRLYFSADYDVSLLAGKAKGAIFLNSGVKFDPKTNKLYLVDLDITKITDEKGNKVDDSVMAQSLKALVSNYLEINEVYTYDEDKKVKVKNMYIKDGKLFVQT; encoded by the coding sequence ATGAAAAAGTCATTTTTAAAATTAATATTTCTTGTAGTAATTGTAATTGCTGGAATTATGTCTTGTGATTTTTTGGCAAATAAAACATTTAAAGTTCCAAATTCTATGATTACAAAGGAATTAAATAAAAAATTTCCAATTGAAAAAAATTTTTTGCTTGGAAAAGTTGGACTTAAAAGTCCTGTGATAAGCTTTGCAGGCGATAGACTTTATTTTTCGGCTGATTACGATGTTTCACTTTTAGCAGGAAAAGCAAAAGGTGCAATATTTTTAAATAGCGGTGTTAAATTTGATCCAAAAACAAATAAACTGTATTTAGTGGATTTGGATATTACCAAAATTACTGATGAAAAAGGAAATAAAGTAGATGATTCGGTTATGGCACAGTCGTTAAAAGCACTTGTTTCAAATTATTTGGAAATTAATGAAGTTTACACTTACGACGAAGACAAAAAAGTAAAAGTGAAAAATATGTATATAAAAGACGGAAAATTATTTGTTCAAACTTAA